The following is a genomic window from Labeo rohita strain BAU-BD-2019 chromosome 11, IGBB_LRoh.1.0, whole genome shotgun sequence.
GTGATTTGACTCAAATAAAACGTTTATTATCTTTCCGGATCATTTTAGTAAACAAACTACgctttttaatctttttgatGGGCAGTCTTCGAGCTCAGATAGCCTGTCAGCACTGACAGACCTGATCTGTTATGTTTAATAACACTATTTCATTCAAAACACATCAATTATGACCGATATCCACGACTACGCAACTAAATCCTTAGCTAGCTCGAGCTGTAATATCTTTAAACAAAACTTAATCCACTTTTTTCCTCCCCTGCAGGAACTTGCTAATTGGCTAGCCGTAATGCTAACATTGTTGTGACTGATGTTTGTGTTCATGGTGTTTTATTCACGTTAACCTGCTGCGGAAACGCAGATAGTGGACCACGCGACGGTAAAGAGGCAGATAAGTATCCTGGATCGAAAAACAGGCGATGACAGTGACAGGAGTGATGGAAAACAGTGATGATATACGTCCGAATGTGATGAAGATGTGATGGGTGAAACCCAGACAGACAGATCTGCTCAtctaccaaaataaaagtcccctATTGCATTCATATGGATCACGCATCTGTTGGCCAGTTTACATGtcagaaatataatatacacgTATAACGTTATACTAAGTATAATTTACACTTTGAAtagcattataaaaaaaaatcaaagaagtgacattcattaaaaaacaaacacaccaatatacatttcaaacaaagcaaaaacgAGTTAGTTACTGTAAagtatcttttttattattaccttttatttattgattgatttagtATTACTGCGGAATAACACATGAGTTTTCTAAATATCTGTCAGATTGTTTAGCTATTTTTAAAGAGGAAATATACTGCTATAAATATTGTTAAGCACAATAACTTGGCATAATATTGCCGTCTACCAATTTTAgacttttattttcttatatttagatttatttattgaactaAAATTGTATTCATATCAATATATCCTATTTAATCAGATTCAGATGTCAGATATggcacacaaaaaaattaagtttacacCATAAACCCTTGAAACAAGAACTAAAATCAAGacgtacactaccgttcaaaagtttggggtcagtacatttttattgtttcttttttttttaagaaattaatacttttattcaccaaggatgtattaagttaataattaaaagtttattaaaagttaataataaataatttacattgttataaaatatttatattttgaataaacactgtactttttaaacttgttattcatgaaagaataaaaaaaaaaaaaaaaaaaaggttccaaaaaatatttggcagcacaactgttgatattatttgatcattctaataataaatctgcatattagaatgaaatcatgtgacacttaagactgaaaattcagcttttcatcacaggaataaattctattttaaagtatgttaaaataaaaaacattattttatattgtaaaaacattttgcaatattactgtttttttttctatatttttaatcaaataaatgcagccttgatgagcataagagacttctttaaagactattacaagtcttactgaccccaaacttttgaacggtagtgtaggTTTTTACTTTCTcatcttttttcctctgaaaacAGAAAGTCTTATTTTAACATGGACAGGATTTTCAGGATTCCAAAATTCATGTCAAAACTGTTAAGATATGCTATATTTAGCACAAATGGGTACACTCAGTAAAGAGAGAAATATGCCACTAATATCTGCAAAATAAATGatccaattttgtttaaattaagttCTACAGAAACCTCAACAAACATGTAATATTGTAGTACTTAATATGTATACTGAGTATACTGCTCTGACTTTTCTTGGCATTAAGTATACAAGTTCATGAGAAATTGTCACGTCTATCCTGTTTAACTCCTTAAATGCCCTGATCTTTAGGTGCTCAAGAGTGTTAAGGCTGGGTAAAACACTTGCCCACAGAAGGCTTTTTACCTTGGGAGAATGTATATAGTCATtgtcatgttgaaaaaaatgcaaaaaatgcaagGTATGAGGAGAGGATTGCATCTTtaagtttttgtattacatcacacagtggtgtgtgaattcatcAAGACAGCATAAAGCACAACTctctcacaccttcagcactcacaCATCCCTATAGAAGATCTTCACTACCACTGAACTTCACTGTGGGGAACAAGCACTTCTCCCTGTAGAACCAAAATGGTTGATCTGGTCTCATGATACCAAAACATGGATTCCCAGATGTAAATATGGAACCTTGAAAAGgctaaatgagtttattgtgttTTGGATATAATAGTTCCTACAATAGTTAAATTGATTTGATCTTGGCAGCTCTCAGATACTTGCCTGGTATTTCTCATGCTTATTTCCTAGCAATAAACTACTCATCACAAAATGAAAGCTTAAAGTAAAAGCCAGGTTTTATAAAAATGGATAGTTAGTTATTTGTTAAAACACCCGGTTCTAGATTCTGACTGGCTGAGATGTgttcgaagctgttgtaaattacttctttgtttacatctgtgtaTTGCTCAGCAATCATTTTGTTACAACCACAACCGTTtttgaggaactacattgtttggtggaagaataatgttttttttattaatatcattacactttatttactctgttttatttagtgaaaccttactacgtatatggaataaccgttcCATAATAATCCGCTTCGCGTtgtgcctaacaacgccccttagctgttataaattcactgtaaaccacagcttcttggggcttattgctttaattacAGACAccttgtcacaagtccattgtttttgattttCTCTTGTGTTACTTTATACTTTACCTATATTTTCACACATGTAAGCAATCCCGTCAACCTGCGGGATGGggctttttaattttatctcCACTCTTCATAGGTTTCTATTAACCTTCTATTAACAGACACATCTGTTGTTttcatgaacaatgaacaagtTAGAATTCACTCATTGCTCAAAAATGCTCATGTTTTGTTCGGTTCCAAGTTCTGCACTTTGCCTCACAACAAAGAGTAGACACGATgcaaataagagattcattgtgtatgatattttataaaacaatgtaaCAAATTAGTAAACCGTTGACacaatttacttaaaacaaaaGTAGGCGAATTAGTAAATCTTGCCATGTATAGTAAGCAGTTGgaatgaattattcattcatggccgcaatataaataaaaatagatagaaAACATCTTTAATGGGTTGATTTGTACAGTTCTTTCTATGAGAATTCTTCCTCTATTTCAGTTGTGGTTTTCTCTTTAAAGTGTGAGACATTTGTGCTAATGTACACACATATCATGTGCTGTGCAGAACTGTCAGTGGTGAGCACAGCTGATGATGCAGGAATACTCATGTGCCTCATTCTACCAACTAGGGAAGGTCTGCAGAAAGATCAAATTACAGGAAGCTCCCTCCCACCACCAAACACACAGTGGACTGAGAGGACAGATTCAGAGATCCTCCGCTCACTGTAAGTACTGAACAATTTTTAGGATTTGTTGCCTTtttatgtgtgtgctgtgttcATTTACTTCATGTGTGTGCAAAGAGCACATAAACTTACACTATGCAAATCTACAGCAGTAAACATGAGTCAGCTCACTGCAAAAGGCTAAGCTAGTGCTACAAGGAACAGTCAACCTAAAAGAAATATGCTGTGTTCTAGTGAAAGACGTCAGCTTTAGCATTGCATTGATTGGGCTTTAATTTATGCATTCTTTCACAATGGTTTCCTAGTGATAAACATCCTGAAAGGGTAAACGTTTGAGCTCTACTGAAGGATTCAGGAAATGGAATCCATCTCAGAcagataaatgaaaaaaaggacTGCTGGTTAAAAGATAGAGATGCCAAAGTCaaaaaactgtcacttttgcattgttttatatGATGTATTTCTCTCTGAATAGTCACAGGAAAAGAAGACAGCTCTCAGATTCAACAACATGCCTGGAAACCTCTTAAAAAATCCTAATGGAGATGGTAAGTCCACATTTACACTACCTTTCAGAAGGCCTTAAAAAGGccaaaaagactttaaaaaataaattaatattttttattaagcaaggatgcatgAAATTAGTTAAAAGTGACCTTAaagatatttgtaatgttacaaatttttatttaaaataaactgttcttttgaactttctatacatgcagtgcaactgttttcaaccttgagaataataaatgtttcttgatcagcaaatcagaatgatttctgattaatcatgtgacactgaagactggagtaaggatgctaaaaattaaatatatattttaaaatatttttcagtagaaacaagttattttatattgtaatattatttagtgatattacaaaatcttaccagtagtgaatttttttttttcatcatgatTTTAGCTTTTAGATTTAGGGAAAACAACTAATCCAGCTTTCAAATTGCTAATATAGTTTTCTAATAAACATGGCACTGTGTACTGCAAATATTATTGGCTCTTTGATGAATTGCGTATGCTGCTCTACAAAGTTACTTTGGATTAAAGTGTCTGCTTAATGCATAAATGTCAATATCAATGTAGTCACCATATAATCACCTTTTAGCAGTAGACATGAAGTCATAACTGCATGCATAACACATAAGAACACAAATTTCTTAACCCATTTGCTATCACATATGAGCTCAAGATAAAACAATCAGAtcaataaaatatctaaaaaaaaaaactgtatcttCACCAGAGGAACTGGAACACTGGGAGCTGATAGAGAATGGAGGCGATCAATGGCGGACCGATGACATGCCGGGGGATTGCGGACATGGTTTCGGTGATGAATCAGTCACTAAATACTTCAGCACCTCTTTTGAGTAAGAGAGAATGGATGGTAGCTAAACAGATGAGGGTTGGGAAAAATAAAAGGCTGATTTTCTGGTTGAAAAAGGATCCTTCTCTTTCTTTCACACTCTTTCACTGCATGTGTTTTGATACGTCTTTATTCATCTGTGTGTTTCACTACTTCTGTTTTGTTCCAGACCATGTCTAAAAAGACAAGTTATTGATTTGCTAGCAGAAGGTTATGACCCTGAAAATTTAGATAATGCACAGCCAGCGGTGCATGTGGAGGACTGGTAAGCCTTGAGGATGGACATAATGACATGCGTTTTGTTTCATCACATTGTCCATTTAATCATTTCTTTTGAATGCATGTGTAGGTACTGCAGCCGAACAGACTGTGGGTGTATTTATAAGCTCACTGTGTCTCTGCTTGATGAAAACCAAGAGGTCATCTCCAGATTTAAGCCAAATAATGTGACCCTTAACCCTGACTTTCACGACTGCTCTTGGAAACAGGTATGAGTGCAGAATCTTCAGTCTCACCTAACCTTTAACCTTCTATAGCCTATTGCATCATATTTAATACGCAAAtttgtcatttgtcattttattttttttatcaaaccTGTCGTTTTAACTCAGTTTCTACTTCTGTTAGGTGAGCCACACTTTCACAAATTACGGTCCAGGCCTTCGCTTCATCTCTTTTGAACATGGCGGTCAAGATACCAAGTATTGGAAGGGCTGGTTTGGAGTGAGAGTGACTGGAAGCTCTGTTACCATAGACCTCTAAACACTGgtcagacaaaattaaaaatgattgaaaaagaagaagaatttGCTTGCAGCTTGCTTTTAGTTTTGCACATGCTATACTACATGtaatcataattaaaaatatacaggTTAAGGTGTACATGTAATGCTAGGCATTTAAAAAAGTGTCTTAAAGTCAAATTAGAACTTATTTTAGgtgggttgtttttttgttttttttttttactttagagGTTCTTCTGGGCCACTAACTAACTATATGCTCCTGCAAGCTACACATTGAGATATATAACAATGCACTTTTAATGAAGTTCTATATGCAACAGATTTGCAATTTGCATGATCTCCTAATGTCATAAATAGGTCTATATCATGCCCatgacacaaaaataataaatgaatgacaaaGAATGATGTGTTTCTGACATtcctttattaaataattttgcatttataGTTTTGGCATTGAAACATTTGTGATATTATATCACAACATGGCCTTTTTCAAATGACTGCAAACAGACAAATTCAGGTCAGATGGAGAAATGACCACATCTGTACCCAGACCTCAGACACACTTTGCACAGACATACTGTTTCAGTGCCACGAGACTGCTGAGAATTCAACGCAAAAGTGTATTTGAAATACCACTCAGAAGTTTGAGGTTGGGAAGacttttagaatgtttttgaacaacTTACattcatcaaagctgcatttatttaatcaaaaatatggtaaaactgtaatattgtaaaatattattacagtttaaaataactttttctattttaatgttttaaaatgtaatttattcctgtgatgcaaagctgaattttcagcatcattattattatcaatgttgaaaacagttgtgctgcttaatgttttagaggaaacagcgatgattttttaaatttttctgaaCAGGAAAGatttgaaattatttgaaataaaactattttgtaacataataaaagtctttactgtcacttctgattgattaaatgcatccttgttgaatgaaagtattaatgtctttttaaaaaaatcttactgaccccaaacttgaaTGATGAGTGTATTTATCAGCTTTTCTATCAGCATATCCTGACCGTGGGATGCAAGAAAATAAGGCTCAGAGAAGAAAATCATTTTAGATGATTTTTAATAACCAAACTACTGTTAAAAACCACTTATGGTCaaaaatcatcatcattaaAGTATGTcacatgtaaaaaataaattaaatcataaaccAAAAGAGTGACAACTGCATCTTATTTGCCTTCAGTCAACAGGTCACAAATTGTCTAAAATAGCTTTGTGCAATCACACATACTGTTCAGGATAATAAACACtgtgtattatataaaacatcatAAGTAACAAAGACACTGAAAATGAAGTCAACAGAAGCATAACATCTTATAGAGTGAGTGAATGTCCTCACAGGGTCGTTCTATgataaatatgatgtatttttggttTTGCACATATTGACCAACATTTGCGATGTGATTGTACACTCAGGTTCCAgtagtgtgtgcgtgtgtgtgtatcaaTCTCCAGCGAATACATTCTGGTTTTGAAGTCAGGGGCTGAAAGGGGTGATTATcatgtaatacaaaaatatgagtAACCTCATAATGTAACCCTAACCTGCGTATGTTTGCCCTGACATGAGTTTTTCCTCATTCGGCTTGTGACTGCATCTGCTTGCAGAAGGCCTCAAACTGCTGCTGTTCAAGTTCAGTCATGACTTTGTTCAGGGCGTAAATCTGCAACACACCAGAAAAAGAGAACAAACAAATGGAGATTAATTGATCTGAATTAAAACAGATACGACAACAGGACATGAAATGTTAAACTTTGCACTATTTCTAATTCCTCAAGTGCAAGTAAATGAGTGGTTGATTACAATGattgtgcaattttgtacagAATGTtccaaaatgatttctgaaggatcatgtgacactaaagattggagtaattcagctttgcatcacaggaataaatttcatattaagATTACGTATTTAGATGGTAATaccatttcacaatattactgtttttactgcatcaaaaaaaaaaaagaaaaagcatggaaatatgttaaataagaaaaacttttgaccagtggTGCATGTACATTATTAAAAGAAacgcaatttaatttaaattgagtaaaaaaaaatttttgttgCAAAATAGAACAGTGTGATTTTGGTTAGCATCACGGTAGTGTCCAAATAACCATAGTATTGCATACTATGATATGTATTTATAAGGATTTCCGGGCACAAAGGACATCAGTATATTAGGATGAAGAGGGAGTGTAACCTCTGCTCTTTGTCTTTGCTTCAGCTCCTGCTGAGCTGATTTCTGTTTGGTTCTGTCTCCACGGGTTGGTGTTTGCtgcttttgtttgtcttttcgACAGGCTGGCTCCATTTTAGAAGCAGATTAGTCCAGATGATAAATCCTCtgaaataaagacataaaagtCAATAAAACACAGCAGGTTACTCAATTCACAAATTGCTAATAATATACTGAATAACAGGAGTTTTCAATCTTTTAGATGCCACAAACCACCAAATATAATTATCCTCGCACTTTCAAAATTTGAAAAGGCGTCTATTGAGTTTATTGTCTAAAGAATCTATATACAGatgtactgtataaataaaattatatcgtgaaaaattaatataaatatctcaaaacatcatttatttttttctaatcgTCATTATAGCAATGTAGACGTCTTATTTACTTACtcatttattaattgatttcTGCACGTAActtgttttaatctttttaagtctttttttaatgtaagttaCACTAATTTCCACGGACCTCCTAGCATTCCCTGGGTTTTTGTAGTTAGAAAACAGatgataaaaattaataaacagcaCCATACATGAAAGGTTCATTTTCGTTGTTTATTTCTGAATTAATTCAGAAATAAGTGTAATTTACTTCATTCAGAATAATCCATAGCTTTCTATTAGCTTAGCACGTACACCCTGTCAGAAAAGACTTTACATTATCACACAGCAAACTCACTCCGTGAAGATTATAAGAAATACAAACAAACGAAGACAATAAAAAGGCTATATTGTCTTACCGTGTCTGATTTTTAACGAAAACAATCAACAAAGATGAGGCTAGGACGGTTTAGCAGGCTTGTTGTGTCACTGATAAATAAACCCGGACAGAAAATAAAGGTTGTGCTAGAAGGTTCCTATTAACGTTGCGTTCAAAGGAGACCGGCTGgactatttttttctaaaagcaGGGTTTTCAATCTTTTAGAAAACCCCTGACTAAAAGGcttttacataattttacattatattttacatataaatgtagTCATGTACAactatgtgtatttttattttatccataAGATCTGTTACCTTCATTTATATAGCCtacaaaaaagattaaaaaaaaaaaaaaaacttttcgaCTAATTTGTATTGAtgcattctttctttctttttggttttgtttttattactgtactgccttaatgatttaatgttttgtgctgtttaataatattgtggaaatcaaatgattcacgaaccggCTCAGAAGTTCCGATTTAAATCAATTGATTCGTGAATCGCGTGCCTTTGTCCCGATCTGAATATTAGCTGCGTCTCATTTAGAAGGCTGCATCCTCCGGTGGTCATTAAATTACGTTAAATTATAGTATTTTACACCTCACAAGGAATAACgtcaattttattttggttacttttcttaaaggggtcatcggatgcccattttccacaagttgatatgattctctagggtcttaatgaaaagtctataatatactttggttaaaaattctcaatggtagtgtaaaacaacaccctttttaccttgccaaaatcagctctgcaaaaatcatctcattctggtcgaggctgctttaaatgcaaataagctctgctcgccccgcccctctcttctctctctggagtgaggagcctgtttacttttacCACATTTAGCCGCCTTTAGCGCTAAacctgctaactagcacattattagtgAAGCCGATcacagagattcataaaaaactactcacttctgctgtaagtgaagctggatcacgaatgatttgcgcgaacatagagggatatatgtagatcgggaggcgcattccctttacaaacaaacctaatgcactgcatcttcagcggctcagatgtcgggagtaaatgatgaccactactttcattattacatccagcaacacaacacctcaatcgctcaatcgaaGATATTCTTgcctaacttacatccctgctctggcatcgaaacaaagaggacggactctgacagctgatctgaggtaagacgctcatgtcaatcaactatcgtgggagcggcctctgtgggtgtgacgccacaatgacaggcatttgagaacggctcgatttgaaaaagggaatattatttttacagattaattaaaaaccactgcatggctttttatcattatagggtagatttgtacatgcactgccaacacacattaatgttcaaacaacatgtaaaagtgaacttagcatccgatgacccctttaaataagaCATCCTTAATGACGTGTGCAGCCTTCAAATACGACCTCTGGAGGATGCAGtctgattcgcgaaccatcatttcagatcgggacttcggagtgtgAATTGCGAGTCCCGAtataaatcaaaagattcacgaacccgctcttAAGGTCCCATCTGAAACAAATAATTCCGAAGCTCCGATaagaatcaaaagattcgcatAGACGCTCTCGCGATCCGATTGGAGCagttcgaaacagtgaatcattttgctaCGCAATGATTCGAATTTCGAAGTTTCGAACAGCTCCGTTTCACCCACCactttgctttttaaaatcatttgcgATGCCGAAATTCTAAAATGAATCGGAGCAGTTCCAGGGTGAATTAATTGAATCGGGTTGTCTGTTCCTCCGCTTTTCGCgacttcagccatgtttacacgacacaaTCAGTATACTTACTggcttccctggtgaaaaaaacagcataagctggtaggtatgttttgatgctgggatgctggttaggtaggttttgatgctggtttaagctggtcctttgctggtttttgttggtcatgttgctggtcaaggaccagcatgaaccagcaaaggaccagcttaaaccagcatcaaaacatacctaaccagcatatgctgtttttttcaccagggttagctcgctagttttaaaataaataagcaaataaagtatgtttacaaataaaatatccatatttccatTCCCAAAGATAACATCcaacacaaatgtgaccctggaccacaaaaccagtcataagtgtcaatttttcaaaattgagctttatacatcattctgaaagctgaataaataagctttccatcgatgtatggtttgttaggatagagcaatatttggccaagatacaactatttcagtatatggaaactgagggtgcaaaaaattcaaaataatgagaaaatcacctttaaagttgtccaaattaaattctttgcaatgcatattactaatcaaaaatcaggttttgatatatttac
Proteins encoded in this region:
- the fbxo2 gene encoding F-box only protein 2, with the translated sequence MPGNLLKNPNGDEELEHWELIENGGDQWRTDDMPGDCGHGFGDESVTKYFSTSFEPCLKRQVIDLLAEGYDPENLDNAQPAVHVEDWYCSRTDCGCIYKLTVSLLDENQEVISRFKPNNVTLNPDFHDCSWKQVSHTFTNYGPGLRFISFEHGGQDTKYWKGWFGVRVTGSSVTIDL
- the svbp gene encoding small vasohibin-binding protein, which produces MEPACRKDKQKQQTPTRGDRTKQKSAQQELKQRQRAEIYALNKVMTELEQQQFEAFCKQMQSQAE